The proteins below are encoded in one region of Ascochyta rabiei chromosome 21, complete sequence:
- a CDS encoding Endopeptidase La, giving the protein MLHASWRAALRQTSRSHVALTTSRASSRFLPAQCTASLVARYPHRCPSPPAALCAYRTFSTSLSRQKEKDPKAAPEETAAEETDESKKLKEQEKVADELEAKTKTPDPIPSKTGSGRGSAAGGDGGSGGDGGGRKRKNSPLVKPSIPEVYPQVMAIPLAKRPLFPGFYKAVTIRDREVGQAIADMVKRGQPYIGAFMFKDDAVDKDVIDDPSEVHDVGTFCQVTSAFPVGSEDNFAMTCVLYPHRRIKMTSLLPPKGEKQTSAGEATIADLPEGEAAPAETKAGESKGDVVASFEEASEDAKSVQEDQTLAILKGRQVSIANVENMVEEPFSMKDNKVIQALVNEIVNTFKGVALLNPMFRDHVATFSVHTTMSVGEDPVKLADFAAAVAQAESHELQAALEEMDVEKRLRKSLEVLKKELMSAELQKKVSDEVNNRVQKKHREFILMEQMKGIKRELGIESDGKDKLIEKFNEKAGKLAMPEGVRKVFDEEMSKLSGLEPSGSEFNVTRNYLDWLTQLPWGLSSAENFGIKHAREVLDEDHYGLKDVKDRILEFIAVGKLRGSVEGKILCLVGPPGVGKTSIGKSIARALNRQYYRFSVGGMYDVAEIKGHRRTYVGALPGRIIQALKKCQTENPLVLIDEIDKLGRNSNHGDPAAALLELLDPEQNNSFLDHYLDVPVDLSKVLFVCTANMSDTIPQPLLDRMEMIELSGYVADEKIAIAEKYLAPAAKEMSGLKDADVILEKEGIVELINKYCRESGVRNLKKQIEKVYRKSALKIVTEVGEDALPESEALTDEGKAAQEQSDKDKSDVKETPEDMEKQTAPKPRVALKVPDTVHVSINKDNLKDYVGPPVFTADRLYDFTPPGVAMGLAWTSMGGSALYIESILQNALSASSHPGLERTGSLRDVMKESTGVAYSYAKSILAREFPKNRFFEHARLHLHCPEGAVPKDGPSAGITMASSLLSLALDTQIRDAVAMTGELTLTGKVLRIGGLREKTVAARRAGANMVIFPKDNLSDWLELPENIKEGIEGHPVAWYSDVFDLIFPDLDKEAANKLWEKELKAKKGDRKRKEQKRKDEDEDEDDD; this is encoded by the exons ATGCTTCACGCCTCGTGGCGGGCAGCTCTGCGCCAGACATCGCGCTCACATGTCGCCCTCACCACCTCGCGCGCCTCTTCGCGCTTTTTGCCTGCACAATGCACGGCGTCGCTCGTAGCTCGATACCCGCACCGCTGCCCTTCGCCGCCTGCTGCGCTGTGCGCCTACCGCACCTTCTCCACCTCACTGAGCCGGCAGAAGGAAAAGGACCCTAAGGCAGCACCCGAGGAGACAGCCGCTGAAGAGACAGACGAGTCGAAGAAGCTCAAGGAGCAGGAGAAGGTGGCAGACGAGCTTGAGGCGAAGACCAAGACGCCCGACCCAATACCCTCAAAGACAGGCTCCGGCCGGGGCAGCGCCGCAGGAGGCGATGGCGGCTCAGGCGGCGACGGAGGCGGCCGGAAACGCAAGAACAGCCCACTCGTCAAGCCTTCAATACCAGAAGTCTACCCCCAGGTCATGGCCATACCCCTCGCCAAGCGCCCACTGTTCCCCGGCTTCTACAAGGCTGTCACCATCCGCGACAGGGAGGTCGGTCAGGCAATCGCAGACATGGTCAAGCGTGGACAGCCGTACATTGGTGCTTTCATGTTCAAAGACGACGCTGTCGACAAGGACGTCATCGATGACCCCAGTGAAGTGCACGACGTTGGCACTTTCTGCCAGGTCACGAGCGCATTCCCCGTCGGCTCCGAAGACAACTTCGCCATGACCTGTGTGCTGTACCCACACCGCAGGATTAAGATGACCAGCCTCTTGCCACCCAAGGGTGAGAAGCAGACGTCTGCTGGAGAAGCAACCATCGCCGACCTCCCCGAAGGCGAGGCTGCACCGGCCGAGACAAAGGCTGGCGAGTCCAAGGGCGATGTCGTCGCCAGCTTCGAGGAGGCCAGCGAAGACGCAAAGTCGGTTCAGGAAGACCAGACACTTGCCATCCTGAAGGGCCGCCAAGTCAGCATTGCCAACGTCGAGAACATGGTCGAAGAGCCCTTCAGCATGAAAGACAACAAGGTCATCCAGGCCCTTGTCAACGAGATCGTCAACACCTTCAAGGGCGTCGCGCTCCTGAACCCCATGTTCCGTGATCACGTTGCTACCTTCTCCGTACACACCACCATGAGCGTGGGCGAGGACCCTGTAAAGCTGGCAGATTTTGCTGCAGCGGTCGCTCAAGCCGAGTCTCACGAGCTGCAGGCGGCGCTCGAGGAGATGGATGTCGAGAAGAGGCTGAGGAAGTCTCTGGAGGTCCTGAAGAAGGAGCTCATGAGCGCCGAATTGCAGAAAAAGGTTAGCGACGAGGTGAACAACCGAGTACAGAAGAAGCATCGCGAATTCATCTTGATGGAGCAAATGAAAGGCATCAAGCGCGAGCTTGGCATCGAGTCAGATGGCAAGGACAAGCTCATTGAGAAGTTCAATGAGAAGGCTGGCAAGCTGGCCATGCCTGAGGGCGTCAGGAAGGTCTTCGACGAGGAGATGAGCAAGCTCTCCGGTCTTGAGCCTAGTGGATCTGAGTTCAACGTCACCAGGAACTACCTAGATTGGCTGACCCAGCTCCCTTGGGGCTTGAGCAGCGCCGAGAATTTCGGCATCAAGCACGCCCGTGAAGTGCTGGACGAAGACCATTACGGACTGAAGGATGTGAAGGATCGCATTCTGGAGTTCATTGCTGTTGGCAAGCTCCGCGGGTCTGTCGAGGGCAAAATCCTCTGCTTGGTCGGTCCTCCTGGCGTGGGTAAAACCTCAATCGGAAAGTCGATCGCAAGAGCTCTGAACCGCCAGTACTACCGTTTCAGTGTCGGTGGTATGTATGATGTTGCCGAGATCAAGGGCCACCGAAGGACCTACGTCGGCGCTCTGCCTGGTCGCATCATCCAGGCGCTCAAGAAGTGTCAGACCGAGAACCCGCTTGTCTTGATTGACGAGATTGACAAGCTTGGCCGCAACAGCAACCACGGTGATCCTGCCGCGGCACTGCTGGAGCTGCTCGATCCTGAGCAGAACAACAGCTTCTTGGATCACTACCTGGATGTTCCCGTTGATCTGTCCAAGGTTCTGTTTGTTTGCACAGCGAACATGTCCGACACCATCCCTCAGCCCCTACTTGACCGTATGGAGATGATCGAGCTGTCTGGTTACGTTGCCGACGAGAAGATCGCCATCGCGGAGAAGTACCTTGCGCCTGCAGCGAAGGAGATGAGTGGTTTGAAGGACGCCGATGTCATTCTTGAAAAGGAAGGCATCGTCGAGCTCATCAACAAGTACTGCCGAGAGTCTGGTGTCCGCAACCTGAAGAAGCAAATCGAGAAGGTCTACCGCAAGTCCGCCCTCAAGATCGTTACTGAAGTCGGCGAAGACGCTCTGCCGGAGTCTGAAGCGCTTACCGACGAGGGCAAGGCCGCGCAGGAACAGTCTGACAAGGACAAGAGTGACGTCAAGGAGACACCTGAGGATATGGAGAAGCAAACAGCACCAAAGCCTCGCGTTGCACTCAAAGTCCCTGACACAGTGCACGTCTCCATCAACAAGGATAATCTCAAGGACTACGTCGGCCCGCCCGTGTTCACCGCCGACCGGCTCTACGACTTCACACCACCTGGTGTCGCGATGGGTCTGGCGTGGACATCGATGGGCGGCTCTGCTTTGTACATTGAATCCATCCTGCAGAACGCGCTCTCCGCCTCGTCACACCCTGGTCTCGAGCGCACTGGTTCGCTTCGCGACGTCATGAAGGAGTCCACAGGCGTTGCCTACTCGTACGCCAAGTCGATACTGGCGCGCGAATTCCCCAAGAACAGGTTCTTCGAGCACGCAAGACTACATCTGCATTGTCCCGAAGGCGCGGTGCCGAAGGATGGACCGAGCGCTGGTATCACCATGGCATCGAGTCTCTTGTCATTGGCTCTCGACACACAGATCCGAGATGCCGTGGCGATGACGGGAGAGCTCACACTCACTGGTAAGGTGCTCAGAATTGGCGGACTGAGAGAGAAGACGGTGGCAGCACGGAGAGCAGGCGCGAACATGGTCATCTTCCCCAAGGACAACTTGAGCGACTGGTTGGAATTGCCCGAG AACATCAAAGAGGGCATCGAAGGCCACCCCGTGGCCTGGTACTCGGACGTCTTCGACCTCATCTTCCCGGACCTGGACAAGGAGGCGGCCAACAAGCTGTGGGAGAAGGAACTCAAGGCTAAGAAAGGGGACCGCAAGAGGAAAGAGCAGAAGCGGaaagacgaggacgaggacgaggacgatgaCTGA
- a CDS encoding Histone deacetylase, with protein sequence MQSHQQASSPGAGKDSTPRGRPRHSNDANSLPRSVNRLSLHTPTNTPTNTHDVRNLSPGPSSPRLPTARVPSSPLPRSLRRSSSTVSLKRAASPAPSLVLGRKSSNSSLRGDMPSGTPRNPASRRSSLAPNMHSPIGGKSALQPHFEEKLPLRACDIAEDHFKRELARHESIAGTADAGTVVIVHDQCYGHRYARPNTHKNLLSLIMERPERILASVLGISTAYVRLGGRHAEGHHPLHPDQNPPGRIPFRIRKTSRLVDITSPVVTNVHGTKWMNELKSLCDSAGEKLAATGKELARDMSAVPGQPPKHEFHAGDLYLCQDSLNAFQGALGGVLDAVDAVFQGTSIGHGPSRAFVCVRPPGHHCSADFPSGFCWLNNVHVGIEHAMMQYGLTHAAIIDFDLHHGDGSQAITWARNKKVQNMPKSTANRKKTSIGYFSLHDINSYPCEDGDDDKVQAASLCIDNAHGQSIWNVHLQSWKTPEEFWAIYEDKYLVLLDKTRQYLKSHTKRLKSGPNQPTPKAAIFLSAGFDASEWETAGMQRHAVNVPTEFYARFTRDVVRLAEEEGTAVDGRVISVLEGGYSDRALASGVMSHISGLTDGQVWSEPSPTNGLALDMHQRVSGLSISDDSLPVQSVEADLTPVTYDPAWWHHAHLAELENLVKPPAQVAIKKPRQGPQAHFSSPTQSFTAKVVDPTKLAHLQPGRGVPVHPSRPITPPPPDVDWATAAHALSALLVPSDRQTRSCRPEELAEPKIKKEKPAAPALTSVKVDPSGRQLRGRKPATSYTDRGSDDEKASLRTESRSSRRQTIADFQPTSAEPPAPARSVSRRMSIASSVSSIGDRSVGRAPSIPPPSSRRRSVAPQPAGSADLPAKKGRGATTAASSRAPQRPPVPRVPSAYTNKAVKEKENDGMDALTSGLKRVTLKMPSREEYDAREKEKAEKQATLEASKKATAKTTARKQSTSRTTSTKAAAGTTKRGRPAKSSKTCSPATTPAPTMTPEPPKLQSAATAPLQQPEPVQPETMSSLVDQPKSVPAAQENMFASMSEVGGRSPNGIIEPPTDFRDSVITPEQLREQLPLPSFVTASEVLPAVSPASRADTPPPPPPASGMQFVNYTTQSFDAAPCALQALEPQPPAALHWLAPNSDTGPTPPTTGSRPMSPAKKQDLPVFSANSTIPFALPGPAPAPQQSTPASMEAEDEGDVWEVPETPART encoded by the coding sequence ATGCAGAGCCACCAGCAGGCGTCGTCGCCGGGCGCCGGCAAAGACAGCACGCCGCGAGGACGCCCGCGACACAGCAACGACGCCAACTCTCTCCCACGCTCGGTCAACCGCCTTTCACTGCACACACCCACAAACACACCCACAAACACACACGACGTGCGCAATCTGTCGCCTGGGCCCAGCTCTCCCAGACTCCCCACAGCGCGTGTGCCGTCCTCGCCGCTCCCCCGGTCTCTCCGCCGCAGCTCCAGCACCGTGAGCTTGAAGCGCGCCGCGTCCCCCGCGCCGTCTCTTGTTCTTGGGAGGAAGTCTTCGAATTCGTCGTTGCGCGGCGACATGCCCTCCGGCACGCCAAGGAACCCAGCTTCGCGCCGATCGTCGTTGGCACCCAACATGCACTCGCCGATAGGGGGAAAGAGCGCGCTGCAACCACACTTCGAAGAGAAGCTGCCCCTGCGCGCCTGCGATATAGCAGAGGACCACTTCAAGAGGGAGCTGGCGCGCCACGAGAGCATAGCCGGGACCGCAGACGCAGGCACAGTGGTCATCGTGCACGACCAATGCTACGGGCACCGCTACGCCCGACCAAACACGCACAAGAACCTACTCAGTCTGATCATGGAGCGACCTGAGCGCATACTGGCCAGCGTACTGGGCATATCGACAGCCTACGTGCGACTTGGTGGACGACACGCAGAGGGGCACCACCCGCTGCATCCCGATCAGAATCCACCTGGGCGCATCCCCTTCAGGATCCGCAAGACGTCGCGCCTGGTCGACATCACATCGCCAGTCGTGACAAATGTTCATGGCACAAAGTGGATGAACGAACTCAAGTCACTGTGTGACAGTGCAGGAGAAAAGCTGGCAGCCACAGGAAAGGAACTCGCCAGGGACATGTCGGCAGTGCCGGGACAACCACCAAAACACGAGTTCCATGCTGGCGATCTGTACCTATGTCAAGACTCGTTGAACGCTTTTCAGGGTGCGCTTGGCGGTGTTCTGGATGCTGTCGATGCTGTCTTTCAGGGTACGAGCATAGGTCACGGCCCGTCTCGAGCCTTTGTCTGCGTGCGACCGCCAGGGCACCATTGCTCAGCAGACTTTCCGTCTGGGTTCTGCTGGCTGAACAATGTCCATGTCGGCATCGAGCACGCTATGATGCAGTACGGTCTGACGCATGCCGCCATTATTGATTTCGACCTGCACCACGGCGATGGGTCGCAAGCCATCACCTGGGCGCGTAACAAGAAGGTCCAGAACATGCCCAAGAGCACGGCAAACAGGAAGAAGACATCCATCGGCTACTTCAGCCTGCACGACATCAACTCGTATCCGTGCGAGGatggcgacgacgacaagGTCCAAGCAGCGAGTCTTTGCATCGACAATGCGCACGGCCAGTCGATCTGGAACGTACACTTGCAGTCGTGGAAGACACCAGAGGAGTTCTGGGCAATCTACGAAGACAAGTACCTCGTGCTACTCGACAAGACGCGCCAATATCTCAAATCTCACACGAAGCGTCTAAAGAGTGGACCCAATCAGCCTACCCCCAAGGCCGCCATCTTTCTGTCTGCCGGTTTTGATGCCAGCGAGTGGGAAACTGCAGGGATGCAGCGACACGCAGTAAACGTGCCTACCGAGTTCTACGCCCGCTTTACCCGAGACGTCGTTCGTCTAGCTGAAGAGGAGGGCACGGCTGTGGATGGGCGGGTGATCTCGGTGCTTGAAGGCGGCTACAGTGACAGAGCTCTTGCTAGCGGAGTGATGAGCCACATCAGCGGCCTCACTGATGGTCAAGTCTGGAGCGAGCCCAGTCCAACAAATGGCCTTGCGCTCGATATGCACCAGAGAGTAAGCGGGCTGAGCATTTCTGATGACAGCCTTCCTGTTCAATCAGTTGAGGCTGACCTAACCCCTGTCACATATGATCCTGCGTGGTGGCATCATGCCCATCTTGCGGAGCTCGAAAACCTGGTAAAACCTCCGGCTCAGGTGGCTATCAAAAAGCCGCGGCAGGGGCCCCAAGCACACTTTTCTTCTCCCACGCAGTCTTTCACGGCAAAGGTCGTCGACCCAACCAAACTCGCACATCTGCAACCTGGAAGAGGCGTTCCCGTCCATCCTTCAAGGCCCATCACACCACCCCCACCTGATGTGGACTGGGCGACGGCAGCGCATGCGCTGAGCGCATTGCTAGTGCCTTCAGATCGCCAGACGAGGAGTTGCAGGCCTGAAGAACTCGCCGAGCCAAAGattaagaaggagaagccaGCAGCGCCTGCGTTGACGTCTGTAAAGGTGGATCCTTCTGGTCGGCAACTGCGTGGCCGCAAGCCAGCAACCTCGTATACCGATAGAGGCTCTGATGACGAGAAGGCTTCTCTTCGCACAGAGTCGCGGTCGAGCCGACGACAAACCATTGCCGACTTTCAGCCTACGTCTGCAGAGCCACCTGCACCAGCTCGATCAGTCTCGCGTCGCATGAGCATTGCCTCTAGCGTCTCGTCGATTGGCGATCGCAGTGTTGGTCGTGCACCAAGCATTCCACCGCCCTCTTCCAGAAGGCGAAGTGTAGCACCGCAGCCTGCAGGTTCGGCGGATCTGCCTGCAAAGAAAGGCCGAGGAGCGACCACTGCAGCTTCCTCTCGCGCTCCTCAGCGGCCGCCTGTGCCGCGAGTGCCATCCGCCTACACGAACAAGGCGGTCAAAGAAAAGGAAAATGATGGCATGGACGCGCTGACATCAGGCCTCAAACGGGTCACGTTGAAGATGCCGTCCAGAGAGGAGTACGATGCGcgagagaaggagaaagcaGAGAAGCAGGCTACTCTCGAAGCTTCAAAGAAAGCAACGGCCAAGACGACTGCTCGCAAACAAAGCACGAGCCGCACCACAAGCACCAAAGCAGCCGCTGGTACGACGAAGAGGGGCCGGCCGGCGAAATCATCAAAGACATGTTCACCAGCTACCACTCCAGCACCTACCATGACACCTGAGCCCCCAAAGCTGCAAAGCGCTGCTACAGCACCGCTTCAGCAGCCGGAGCCGGTACAACCAGAAACGATGTCGAGTCTGGTGGATCAGCCCAAGTCTGTGCCAGCTGCACAAGAAAACATGTTTGCCAGCATGTCGGAGGTTGGTGGCCGCAGCCCGAATGGCATCATTGAGCCACCCACCGACTTCAGAGACTCGGTCATCACGCCGGAGCAGCTGCGGGAGCAATTGCCATTACCTTCGTTCGTGACAGCCAGCGAAGTGCTGCCGGCTGTCTCGCCCGCATCTCGTGCAGACACACCTCCTCCGCCACCTCCCGCCAGTGGGATGCAGTTTGTGAACTACACGACGCAGTCTTTCGACGCAGCGCCTTGTGCACTGCAAGCATTGGAGCCTCAGCCACCAGCAGCCTTGCATTGGCTGGCTCCCAATTCAGACACAGGTCCGACACCACCGACAACGGGATCTCGACCCATGTCGCCGGCCAAGAAGCAGGACCTGCCTGTCTTTAGCGCGAACAGCACAATCCCGTTTGCATTGCCAGGTCCTGCTCCCGCTCCACAGCAAAGCACTCCTGCCAGCATGGAGGCAGAGGATGAGGGAGATGTCTGGGAGGTGCCTGAAACGCCTGCTCGCACTTGA